The genomic stretch GTAATAAATAAAGCTTGTTTGATTTAGTTTAGTACAGACATGCATTTTAAACTAGTATGTTAGATCAATAATGATCCCGAAGCTCACCTGAAACAGCGGGACCACGCTGGACACTGCCTCTGGATCTGAGGTCCTTCAAGAGGATGCAAAGGTAGTAGATGACTGTTTGCTGAAACAAAATGggcatataaaataaaatataataatactgtatataccatttatcagactcttttatccaaagcgactttcATTGTTAACTGTCCTGCCAATCATCAACGGTTAAAGTAAGTCATAGCAGGATCCATCTAGGCTTCATCTGAGTCATAGAGGATCCATCTATCGCTTCATCTGAAGTCATTAGAGGATCCATCTAGCTTCATCTGAAGTCATAGCAGGATCCATCTAGCTTCATCTGAAGTCAAGCAGGATCATCTAGCCTTCATCTGAAGTCATAGCAGGATCCATCTAGCTCTCTGAAGTCATAGCAGGATCCATCTAGCTTCATCTGAAGTCACAGCAGATGCCATCTAGCTTCATCTGAAGTCATAGCAGGATCCATCTAACTTCATTGAACGAATAGCAGGATCCACTAGCTTCATCTGAAGTCATAGCAAGGAATCCATCTAGCTTCATCTGAAGTCATAGCAGGACCATCTAGCTTCATTAATCATAGCAGAATCTCTCATTAAGTCATAGCAGGATCCACCTAGCTTCATCTGAAGTCATAGCAGACCATCTAGCTTCATCTGAAGTCATAGCAGGACCATCTACTTCATCTGAACGAAGCAGGGATCCATCTAGCTTCATCTGAAGTCTAGCAGGAAACCATCTAATCTTCCCCATCTCTATGAAGTCTGTAGACTCCCTGCCGGAGGCGTAGCTAGAAGACACCTGGACACCCAGGGAACCAATGATGAGCAGCGTCTCATGGTCCACCTTCACAAAGTGGATGTGAACCATCATACCGACCAGGGTGATGATTATGGCACTGGAGAGAACGGCTGTGttctggagagagatgaagagactgGCATTGAAGTAAAAAAAWWAWAWAWATACAAATAATTTCTCTGTAGACTCAGGGTGCTCTGCATACAGCGACTTTGAGAAGAGACCAGCATTGAACTGATTGAACCACAAcaggcacaacaacaacaacaataataatacttAGTTataggtgtaggctatattgttAAATTATTAATCTAGCTTAGTAGGTTACCGACACTGGCCCTAAAGCGCTATAGGGACACGCTTTTMTTCTAGACCTGCACTAACACAKCTGATACAACCACACAACACKTGATGAGCAGTTGGTTGAAGCAGATGTGTTAGTGTCGGGccggaacaaaatcctgcacacccagtagcttaCAGGAACTGGATTGTTGACCACTGACGCAGGTGCCAGTGGGTATCTGGAGggaatcccaaatggaaccctttaccctatatagtgcactacatttcacGAGAGCCCCATGGGTCATGGTAAAAACTATTACACTgtatagcgaatagggtgccatttggttacTCTGCGCCAGTCTCCTTACCTCAGTGACGAAAAATATGATGTAGGCCGATAGCCAGACGGCGCAAGTGTAAGCCATCACTCTGCCTATGGAGACTTTAGCCGAGCTAACCGTGAACTCCCTGCAGAAACCCGAGTGACTTTGACATTCCAGAGAGATGGCCTTGCCGTCGATGTCCGTGTAGGTTTCATCTTCCATGCTGTAATGCTGGTCACCGTTCTGCATAAACTCTAGATTACTGGAGATCAATAGCTGGAACTGGAGCGATGTCTAGCTAACGTCGAACTAATGTAGGCTAGCTCTAACGTCTTCGGTGAGTAGACAGCTTACGAGCTAGCTAACAATGTTGAGACTGAAAAAACTATAAAAATGAACAATGACTAACATATTTTCATYCGCTACTAGTTTACTTCAAAGCCAGCAAACGTGAATCCGGGAATGCACTTCCTCTCAGTATTGACTATTAATTGCACAAAACTAGGACAACATCGATGAGAAAACCTCTTTGACCTAACTGGCAAGCTACAAACTTTGAGGTGCATTGTGGGGAATGATTCAAAAATCGATTCAAAACAACAACTCTAGGAGTAATACTACATATCCCWGGATGCTTCGCGGTCTCTAACTTTTGACCTCTGGATGAAAACAAGCCgatcagctgatgaaactgtgaacAACATCTAGCTGTAGCAGCGAAATTATCCTtacaagatatatatatttttt from Salvelinus sp. IW2-2015 unplaced genomic scaffold, ASM291031v2 Un_scaffold2278, whole genome shotgun sequence encodes the following:
- the pigh gene encoding LOW QUALITY PROTEIN: phosphatidylinositol N-acetylglucosaminyltransferase subunit H (The sequence of the model RefSeq protein was modified relative to this genomic sequence to represent the inferred CDS: inserted 2 bases in 1 codon), yielding MQNGDQHYSMEDETYTDIDGKAISLECQSHSGFCREFTVSSAKVSIGRVMAYTCAVWLSAYIIFFVTENTAVLSSAIIITLVGMMVHIHFVKVDHETLLIIGSLGVQVSSSYASGRESTDFIEMGKIRILFYMPILFQQTVIYYLCILLKDXSDPEAVSSVVPLFQSSKPRLNCLVKVYKSCQEILAKC